A single window of Cryptococcus neoformans var. neoformans JEC21 chromosome 3 sequence DNA harbors:
- a CDS encoding transcription initiation factor tfIID, putative codes for MSLALPSRPSFTPKASQALEREALDEEDDVDDSDLLDISHSRKRLVDVDVDPDLEGEKDDDDDEGNDVGVGIGIGTLGVNLAGAVGKGKGKKRDADDEIEKKGKKRRAETFLLRGQMDEEQARRFDTFSTVAINKNAIKRLNRDLFDQHCPPQLSQVVAGMAKVFVADVIEMAKDLQPHSAHPTGPLQPYHLKLARMCLEEQGMVGSRTQGSASGLRKGKALFRRR; via the exons ATGtctcttgcccttcctaGCCGCCCCTCCTTCACGCCTAAAGCTAGTCAGGCTCTTGAACGAGAAGCGctcgacgaagaagacgatgtCGATGACTCTGATCTTCTTGACATCTCCCATTCGAGAAAAAGATTagtggatgtggatgtggatCCGGATTtggagggggagaaggatgatgacgatgatgaaggaaatgatGTCGGTGTTGGTATCGGAATAGGTACACTAGGAGTGAATTTGGCCGGTGCagtgggaaaaggaaagggaaaaaagagagatgCAGACGATGAaattgaaaaaaagggcaagaagagaagagccGAGACATT CCTATTGAGGGGTCAAATGGATGAGGAGCAGGCCAGAAGGTTTGATACTTTCAGCACTGTAGCCATCAACAAGAATGCCATTAAAAGG TTAAATCGTGACCTGTTTGACCAACATTGTCCACCCCAGCTATCTCAAGTTGTAGCTGGTATGGCCAAGGTATTTGTTGCAGACGTTATAGAAATGG CCAAGGATCTCCAGCCCCATTCCGCCCATCCCACAGGGCCTCTTCAACCTTATCACCTCAAACTGGCCAGGATGTGTTTAGAAGAACAGGGCATGGTAGGTAGCCGTACTCAAGGCTCTGCGAGTGGATtgagaaagggaaaggcgTTATTcaggaggagatga
- a CDS encoding DNA supercoiling, putative: MTIGTIKPRRSLGAIIDSIPSQQEYVPDSCSENSGSDSERDAPIPTLKPIPLTPLPPRSARLISELGADPIKIGKKNEREEARAVPGDGKIDTKVHGAVDTLLAPVLYFAVQWRKPQFKKHKTWDGDANIKVEGNRIVMLDEDGNQMAATNVGDKVIKPEAEFKIGGYEIMVDHVLQQDQFKASTSILNRPKVIPTIKSTGYRPASFTKPFRPPIQKANLTPAKPSTMEIVNNEQHQSPISSSSKRSIPTPAAAQRAVAASSFYTRQSPKPFNERIVLGEKSNKERLQWGGALFNPHAEGAVVMPRPGEKLAKLKGTTIVDVVLDPVLGNLLRDHQKEGVKFMYSCVMGMTGAEGEGCILADEMGLGKTLQTIALIYTMLKQSPFANQTSIIGKAIIVCPVTLVDNWRKEFKKWVDRRVNVLVADGTDYRVSSFVNNKHQHVLIIGYERLRKVVKELASCIPPIDLIVCDEGHRLKSKDNKTIKMFDMLKTQRRIILSGTPVQNDLGEYWAMVNFACPGVLGKYSAFAKHYEKPILKSRTPNCSAKDVELGRERANDLAKLSKEFVLRRTAAVLENYLPPKYEYVIFIAPSLLQLSVLSNLLDPNIVGSFIRGYGAQSLALIDLMRKISNSPMLLKRRDDELARANDDLGSATSAAISAIPSDANINDVTTSGKMLMLDKMLHSIYQCTEEKVVVVSNWTSTLDLIQGLCKLKRYNYLRLDGSTPPKQRQELVDRFNKDKGRQESFVFLLSAKAGGVGLNLIGGSRLILFDSDWNPSTDLQAMARIHRDGQKRPVYIYRFLTTNAIDEKIYQRQITKTGLSDQMMDQTRTEKQTSKDSFSAAELRDIFTLNVRTDGCQTHDLLGCQCTRKPVGETRDIAEGEHNSKDLPDNASEESDNDENDHPTFVSANKYDPEPTPKMRRKAIQEQKNKLAALKHWAHFDPFEPASFRGIQDSLLYNVLFDSWETDSAPLSQNIKTYGSLAFESPHERHEDDLDSDEEVLVPKKRKSGIVRSGVMLKKARAADEENTGFSQRRHNLRSIAESGGTGRVTFVFEKISKSTIA; encoded by the exons ATGACAATCGGAACGATCAAGCCCAGGCGCAGTCTCGGTGCCATCATAGACTCTATTCCTAGCCAACAGGAATATGTTCCAGATTCTTGCTCGGAAAACTCAGGCTCCGATTCAGAACGAGATGCTCCCATTCCAACTCTCAAACCCATACCACTCACGCCTTTACCTCCCAGATCAGCACGCTTGATTAGCGAACTAGGGGCCGACCCCATAAAAatagggaagaagaacgaaagagaggaggcTAGAGCTGTACCTGGTGACGGCAAAATAGATACGAAGGTCCATGGGGCTGTCGACACTTTATTAGCGCCGGTATTGTATTTTGCCGTGCAGTG GAGGAAACCCCAATTTAAGAAGCATA AAACTTGGGATGGGGATGCCAACATCAAGGTAGAAGGTAACAGGATTGTAATGCTtgacgaggatggaaaTCA AATGGCCGCTACCAATGTTGGGGATAAGGTGATCAAGCCAGAAGCCGAATTTAAGATCGGTGGATATGAGATCATGGTAGATCATGTATTGCAACAGGACCA ATTCAAAGCTAGTACCAGTATTCTCAACAGACCTAAAGTTATCCCAACAATCAAAAGCACCGGCTACCGACCTGCATCATTCACAAAGCCCTTTAGACCTCCCATACAGAAAGCAAATTTGACCCCAGCAAAGCCATCAACTATGGAAATTGTCAAcaatgaacaacaccaGTCGCccatttcctcatcttcaaagcgCTCCATCCCAACACCCGCAGCCGCCCAACGAGCAGTTGCTGCTTCATCATTTTATACGAGACAATCACCTAAACCATTCAATGAAAGGATTGTattgggagagaagagcaaCAAGGAGAGGCTACAATGGGGGGGAGCGTTATTCAACCCTCATGCTGAAGGTGCAGTGGTGATGCCCAGGCCTGGGGAAAAGCTGGCTAAATTGAA AGGCACAACCATCGTGGATGTGGTGCTTGACCCCGTCTTGGGGAACTTATTGCGGGACCATCAGAAAGAAGGTGTCAAA TTTATGTACTCGTGTGTCATGGGGATGACCGGTGCGGAAGGCGAAGGATGCATCCTTGCGGATGAGATGGGTTTGGGCAAGACGCTTCAAACAATAGCACTCATTTACACCATGCTGA AGCAGTCTCCCTTTGCCAATCAAACATCCAT TATCGGCAAAGCGATCATTGTGTGTCCGGTAACGTTGGTGGACAATTGGCGCAAAGAGTTCAAGAAATG GGTGGATAGGCGAGTGAACGTTCTGGTGGCCGATGGTACAGATTATAGGGTATCGTCTTTT gtcaacaacaagcacCAACATGTTCTGATCATTGGTTACGAAAGG CTTCGCAAAGTCGT CAAAGAACTTGCTTCGTGCATTCCGCCAATTGACCTTATCGTCTGTGACGAAGGACATCGCCTGAAATCCAAAGACAATAAAACGATAAAAATGTTCGATATGCTCAAAACCCAACGCCGTATTA TCTTATCAGGGACGCCAGTACAGAACGATCTAGGTGAATATTGGGCGATGGTCAATTTTGCTTGTCCGGGTGTGTTGGGAAAATACTCGGCTTTCGCAAAGCATTATGAAAAGCCAATATTAAAAAGCAGAACACCTAACTGTTCAGCGAAAGATGTAGAGCTAGGCAGGGAAAGAGCAAATGAT TTAGCCAAGTTGTCCAAGGAGTTTGTCCTGCGAAGGACGGCTGCAGTGCTTGAAAATTATTTGCCTCCCAAGT ACGAGTACGTAATTTTTATCGccccatcccttcttcagctttcGGTCCTTTCAAACCTCCTCGACCCTAATATCGTCGGAAGCTTCATCCGAGGCTATGGTGCGCAGTCATTAGCTCTAA TTGATCTCATGAGGAAAATTTCCAATTCTCCTATG CTTTTAAAACGAAGAGACGACGAATTAGCACGAGCAAATGATGATTTAGGCTCAGCCACCTCAGCAGCAATCTCTGCTATCCCTAGCGATGCCAACATCAACGATGTGACTACGTCTGGCAAGATGCTCATGCTTGACAAAATGCTCCATTCCATCTACCAATGCACTGAAGAAAaagttgttgttgtgtCTAACTGGACTTCTACACTTGACTTGATCCAAGGATTATGTAAACTGAAGAGGTACAATTATCTCAGACTTGATGGTAGTACTCCGCCGAAGCAGAGACAAGAGCTAGTTGATAGGTTCAACAAAGACAAGGGAAGACAAGAAAGTTTTGTTTTTCTGCTTAGTGCCAAAGCTGGCGGAGTGGGACTCAACCTGATTGG TGGATCGAGGTTGATTTTGTTCGACAGCGATTG GAACCCCTCCACCGACCTCCAAGCTATGGCCCGGATACATCG CGACGGGCAAAAGCGCCCAGTCTATATCTATCGCTTTCTCACTACTAACGCCATCGATGAGAAAATCTATCAACGTCAAATTACTAAGACGGGGCTATCAGACCAGATGATGGATCAAACGCGTACAGAGAAACAGACGAGCAAAGATT CTTTCTCGGCAGCAGAATTGAGGGACATATTCACCCTGAATGTACGAACGGACGGTTGTCAAACAC ATGATTTGTTGGGTTGTCAGTGCACGAGAAAACCTGTAGGCGAAACGAGGGACATTGCGGAAGGGGAGCATAATTCAAAGGACCTGCCAGACAATGCGTCTGAGGAAAGTGATAATGACGAAAACGATCATCCCACTTTTGTCAGTGCCAATAAATATGATCCCGAACCC ACTCCCAAAATGCGTCGCAAG GCCATTCAAGAGCAAAAAAACAAACTCGCCGCGCTGAAGCACTGGGCACATTTCGATCCTTTTGAACCTGCATCATTCCGTGGCATACAAGACTCTCTTCTGTATAACGTACTGTTCGATTCGTGGGAGACTGATAGTGCCCCTTTATCCCAAAACATCAAAACATATGGCTCTCTGGCCTTCGAGAGCCCCCATGAAAGGCATGAGGATGATCTTGActcagatgaagaagtttTGGTACCCAAAAAACGCAAATCTGGGATAGTAAGAAGTGGAGTCATGCTGAAGAAAGCGAGGGCAGCGGACGAGGAGAATACGGGGTTCAGCCAAAGAAGGCATAATCTGAGAAGCATCGcggaaagtggaggaacTGGGAGAGTGACATTTGTGTTTGAGAAGATATCAAAAAGTACCATAGCCTAA
- a CDS encoding PM-scl autoantigen, putative codes for MSKATSGEASVPSPTQSFSEYLPFLTAALDRLTTNAASLPDKTDLNFHRSLDRRFNKDVEKTSERLLGMTERILDLIERSQKEARQGRDKGKTAKVMIRRRKLEDQDDIIDGYRGAVQGVIDGLLEDADINLDELRGGKGKTSVTVKPALVAQAGKKIPGPFTERLPANIIHASDLTKPQLLFHDAPDNARTSESWKPSLTTKPHAMVPLGFKAPLDYELTSEEEMDPSKAALRREKEIRARTHPYYYETKHLPYPTSLFIDSKPVPPQSFDETPFEFVDTPEKLHRMVEKLKQAKEIAVDLEHHDMRSYAGFTCLIQISTRESDWVVDTLALRKEIQQDKFGDVFTDPTIVKVFHGADSDIIWLQRDFEIFVVNLFDTYSACVVLEMPQRSLSALLQHYCNFEADKRYQRADWRIRPLPDGMLYYARSDTHFLLFIYDNLRNALLHKSSRPSSPANCGTIVLDSARPNPQEAMREVLGKSADTALKMYERDSYDIVTGRGSGGWLAAGKKWLPKGEIEQESGWVWRHLHDWRDRVAREMDESPFYIMPNNMLRDVSTADNTANLSRIIRRDRAPIAAQYIPEITSIIVAAKEKFKEITAERAANPQVQEMEKIGVKEIGANDVKKVPVAALAVPSVPLASTTSNIWDVAAKPTSTRTNAKSGLFGSAIKFSQPKHASGYITASKSGQSALFGVTLDRASNQKSSSAALTLRERELSPGFLKVMESMRMDLHPKGMTSGSSEGDGKMGLNPETVPFIPSNQRKTTATSSLEVRGKRPLGLTSESAHPQSGQKASSSTAYAPTSGIPSTLIKEMSPQKSSKSGTVDEGVVQVKKSKKQKKRERASTTDRAGDDSDSKKAKLGTDGDGEFGAATPPAQAVIPSVELLNTVIVGEGGNANKSTASKNKKKKVKPEDIPAFDYASQPNLLDQPHSVIAQDDAKKKKKKFKEARPSGAGIVEVPTFGARPARDLSQPKQGNKSGTFAR; via the exons ATGTCTAAAGCTACCTCCGGAGAAGCATCGGTACCTTCGCCCACCCAATCTTTCTCGGAATATCTACCTTTTTTGACTGCCGCTCTAGACCGTCTCACCACCAATGCCGCCTCTCTGCCCGACAAGACCGATCTAAATTTTCATCGAAGTCTCGATAGAAGGTTCAACAAGGATGTAGAGAAGACAAGCGAGAGGCTACTGGGTATGACTGAGAGGATACTGGATCTTATCGAAAGGAGTCAAAAAGAAGCCAGACAGGGTAGAGATAAAGGGAAAACAGCTAAAGTGATGATAAGGCGGAGGAAGTTGGAAGACCAAGATGACATAATAGATGGGTATAGAGGTGCAGTACAGGGTGTAATAGACGGTTTGCTTGAAGATGCG GATATCAACCTTGATGAATTGAGAGGAGGCAAGGGGAAAACGTCTGTTACAGTCAAGCCTGCCCTGGTTGCCCAAGCTGGTAAAAAA ATTCCCGGCCCATTCACTGAGCGTCTGCCAGCAAATATTATTCATGCGTCTGATCTCACCAAACCTcagcttctcttccatGACGCTCCTGACAATGCTCGGACTTCTGAATCCTGGAAGCCGTCTCTAACGACCAAGCCCCATGCTATGGTCCCTCTTGGATTCAAGGCACCTCTCGATTATGAGTTGAcctcggaagaagagatggaccCGTCAAAGGCAGCTCTAAGACGCGAGAAAGAGATTCGCGCCCGAACGCACCCCTATTATTATGAAACTAAACACTTACCATACCCCACTTCATTGTTTATTGATTCAAAGCCTGTACCCCCTCAGAGCTTCGATGAGACGCCTTTCGAGTTTGTCGACACGCCGGAAAAACTTCATCGAATGGTTGAAAAACTCAAGCAGGCAAAAGAAATCGCTGTTGATCTGGAGCATCACGACATGCGAAGCTATGCGGGTTTCACTTGCTTGATCCAAATTTCGACTAGAGAAAGCGATTGGGTCGTAGACACGCTGGCGCTCAGGAAGGAAATCCAGCAAGATAAGTTTGGAGACGTTTTCACCGACCCTACTATTGTCAAG GTCTTTCATGGTGCCGATAGTGATATCATCTGGCTCCAACGGGATTTCGAAATCTTTGTGGTCAATTTGTTCGATACATATAGCGCCTGTGTCGTCCTTG AAATGCCACAGCGATCTCTCTCAgcccttcttcagcatTATTGTAACTTTGAGGCCGACAAAAGATATCAGCGGGCCGATTGGCGAATTCGTCCTTTGCCAGATGGCATGTTGTATTACGCTCGATCTGACAcccatttcctcctttttaTCTACGACAATCTGCGCAACGCCCTTCTTCACAAgtcttctcgtccttcttcgccagcTAACTGTGGTACTATCGTCCTGGATAGCGCCAGGCCTAATCCTCAAGAAGCTATGCGCGAAGTCCTTGGCAAGTCTGCTGATACGGCATTGAAAATGTATGAAAGAGATTCGTACGATATAGTGACGGGGCGAGGTTCTGGGGGTTGGCTGGCTGCAGGGAAAAAGTGGCTACCTAAAGGAGAGATTGAGCAAGAGTCTGGCTGGGTTTGGAGACATTTGCATGATTGGCGAGATAGAGTggcgagagagatggatgaaagTCCTTT CTATATTATGCCCAACAATATGTTACGAGATGTTAGTACGGCTGATAATACCGCCAACCTCAGTCGTATAATCAGAAGAGATCGAGCTCCTATTGCTGCTCAGTATATTCCTGAAATTACATCTATCATTGTCGCCGCGAAGGAAAAATTCAAGGAAATCACGGCTGAGCGAGCAGCTAATCCTCAAGTtcaggagatggagaagatagGAGTGAAGGAAATCGGAGCGAATGATGTGAAGAAGGTCCCGGTTGCGGCACTGGCCGTTCCATCTGTACCCCTAGCAAGCACCACCTCAAATATATGGGACGTCGCTGCTAAACCTACCTCTACTAGAACAAATGCCAAGTCAGGTCTTTTCGGCTCTGCCATCAAATTCTCTCAACCGAAGCATGCTTCGGGTTATATTACCGCTTCAAAATCAGGGCAATCAGCTTTGTTCGGGGTGACACTAGACCGAGCAAGCAATCAgaaatcatcatctgctgcTTTGACCCTCCGTGAGAGGGAATTATCCCCCGGTTTCCTCAAGGTCATGGAATCTATGCGCATGGACTTACATCCCAAGGGTATGACCTCGGGAAGCAGCGAAGGCGATGGTAAAATGGGGCTGAACCCTGAAACCGTGCCGTTTATCCCTTCCAACCAAAGAAAGACGACGGCGACGTCTTCCTTGGAAGTGAGGGGGAAGAGACCCTTAGGTTTGACGTCGGAGTCAGCGCACCCCCAATCCGGCCAGAAAGccagctcctccaccgCATATGCACCAACTTCCGGTATCCCTTCAACGCTCATCAAAGAAATGTCTCCTCAAAAGTCATCAAAATCTGGAACAGTTGATGAGGGCGTTGTTCAGGTGAAAAAatcaaaaaaacaaaagaaaagagagcGAGCTTCTACGACCGATAGAGCCGGCGATGACAGCGATAGTAAAAAGGCAAAGTTGGGCACTGACGGCGATGGAGAGTTCGGTGCTGCCACGCCGCCAGCTCAGGCCGTAATCCCGTCTGTTGAGCTTTTGAACACAGTAATTGTTGGGGAGGGTGGCAACGCAAATAAAAGTACAGCTtccaagaacaagaagaagaaggtgaagcCCGAAGATATACCAGCATTTGATTATGCCAGCCAACCTAATTTGTTGGATCAACCACACTCTGTGATCGCCCAGGATGatgcaaagaagaagaaaaagaagttCAAGGAAGCAAGGCCTTCAG GAGCTGGGATCGTTGAGGTACCGACGTTCGGGGCGAGACCTGCGAGAGACTTGAGCCAGCCTAAGCAGGGTAATAAGTCTGGGACCTTTGCTAGATAG
- a CDS encoding expressed protein, with protein MFALKFILITSFIASTALAHFTLDFPESRGFVSDIEGQFCGGFSTVGPRQPFPLGSGPVHINSHHSLATVVAFISTSSNPTSFDDFNTTSNGTIIPLASNIFQVTQGEKCFNIDLESLNVGLTNGSEVTLQIQYDGGDGDLYQCSDLVLIQGYEVPSNETCTDDASRTSNASSTSSGSATATSAAATSSSSGTSGAIKEVVGLGALSLALGIAGLIIL; from the exons ATGTTCGCGCTAAAGTTTATCCTTATTACTTCTTTCATCGCTTCCACAGCCCTCGCTCACTTCACCCTTGACTTCCCT GAATCCCGTGGGTTCGTCTCTGACATCGAAGGTCAATTTTGTGGCGGTTTCAGTACTGTTGGACCTCGGCAGCCATTCCCGCTCGGTTCTGGCCCTG TCCATATTAACTCTCATCATTCTCTCGCTACTGTTGTTgccttcatctccaccagCTCCAACCCTACAAGCTTTGACGACTTCAACACTACCAGCAATGGCACCATCATCCCCCTTGCCAGTAATATCTTCCAAGTAACACAGGGTGAAAAGTGTTTTAACATCGATCTCGAAAGTCTCAACGTAGGTCTCACTAACGGCTCGGAAGTCACTTTGCAAATTCAATACGACGGA GGGGATGGCGACCTCTACCAATGCTCCGACCTCGTTCTTATTCAGGGCTACGAGGTTCCATCCAATGAAACTTGTACCGATGACGCCTCCAGAACTTCCAATGCTAGCTCCACATCAAGCGGTAGTGCTACTGCAACCAGCGCGGCTGCCACTAGTTCTTCCAGTGGTACTAGTGGGGCTATTAAGGAAGTTGTTGGATTGGGCGCTCTTAGTTTGGCTTTGGGCATTGCTGGTCTTATCATTTTGTAA
- a CDS encoding phosphate transporter, putative — translation MSSQFEVEKAHANVPMSAGERRRAALAEIDEASFSWFHAKACIVAGVGFFTDAYDIFSISIAATMIGYVYHNGGSNTSNQDLGIKVAHSIGTFFGQLLFGYLADHIGRKRMYGVELIIIIIGTLGQAVAGHAPGVNIYGVLIMWRFIMGIGIGGDYPVSSVITSEFAARKIRGRMMAAVFSAQGWGNFTCAIVAVIVVAAYKDSIHSQPLDDLKSVDQAWRLIIGIGCVPAVIALYFRLTIPETPRYTMDVERNIKQASQDVDAYITTGQYIADPVQINDRAEVPKASWSDFARHFGQWQNGKVLLGTSWSWFALDIAFYGLGLNSSTILSTIGFGSSTDLPTKQENIYQTLYNVAVGNIILAVGGLIPGYYFSMAFIDSWGRKPIQLMGFVLLTIIFVCMGFGYDKMLSTDPGKKAFVFLYCMANFFQNFGPNTTTFIVPGEVFPTRYRSTAHGISAASGKLGAIVAQVGFSRLINIGGTNQFLKHILEIFAFFMLTGVFSTLLLPETKNRSLEDLSQEDQESFVRNSGTATAVPMVQKTGTSSDDERVLAEAL, via the exons ATGTCGAGCCAGTTCGAGGTTGAAAAAGCTCACGCCAACGTCCCAATGTCTGCCGGTGAAAGACGACGTGCTGCTCTTGCGGAAATTGATGAAGCCAGTTTCTCCTGGTTTCACGCTAAAGCCTGTATAGTTGCTG GCGTCGGATTTTTCACAGACGCTTATGATATATTTTCCATTTCTATCGCCGCCACCATGATTGGTTACGTTTACCATAACGGTGGTTCCAACACCAGTAATCAGGATTTGGGTATCAAAGTTGCCCATTCTATTGGCACTTTCTTCGGTCAGCTCCTCTTTGGTTATCTCGCCGATCACATTGGTAGGAAAAGGATGTACGGTGTTGAATTG atcattatcatcattgGTACTCTCGGTCAGGCGGTCGCCGGCCATGCTCCAGGCGTTAATATTTATGGTGTTTTGATTATGTGGCGTTTTATCATGG GTATTGGGATTGGAGGTGACTATCCGGTTTCTTCTGTCATCACCTCCGAATTCGCAGCCCGTAAGATTCgaggaaggatgatggCTGCTGTTTTCTCAGCTCAAGGTTGGGGAAACT TCACTTGCGCTATTGTCGCAGTGATTGTCGTCGCTGCTTATAAGGACTCTATCCATTCTCAGCCTCTTGATGACTTGAAATCCGTCGACCAAGCGTGGCGTCTCATCATAGGTATCGGGTGTGTTCCCGCCGTTATAGCTCTCTACTTCCGATTGACTATTCCCGAAACTCCTCGCTACACAATGGATGTTGAGCGAAACATCAAACAGGCTTCTCAAGACGTCGATGCGTACATCACTACCGGTCAATACATTGCAGACCCAGTACAAATCAATGATCGCGCCGAGGTCCCTAAGGCTTCATGGTCTGATTTCGCTCGTCATTTCGGGCAGTGGCAGAACGGCAAAGTTTTACTTGGCACTTCTTGGTCATGGTTCGCCTTGGACATAGCGTTTTATGGTCTAG GACTAAACTCATCAACTATTTTGTCAACCATCGGCTTCGGTTCTTCTACCGACCTTCCAACCAAACAAGAAAACATCTATCAAACATTATACAACGTTGCTGTCGGTAATATTATTTTGGCTGTTGGAGGACTAATT CCTGGATACTATTTCTCCATGGCATTTATCGATTCATGGGGTCGAAAACCTATCCAACTGATGGGGTTTGTACTCCTTACGATCATTTTTGTCTGTATGGGCTTCGGTTACGATAAAATGCTTTCTACCGACCCCGGCAAAAAGGCCTTTGTCTTCCTCTATTGCATGGCAAACTTTTTCCAA AATTTTGGGCCCAACACTACGACCTTTATAGTCCCCGGAGAAGTCTTCCCTACTCGTTACCGATCAACTGCCCATGGTATCTCCGCCGCATCAGGCAAGCTGGGCGCCATCGTTGCCCAGGTCGGATTTTCCAGGCTTATCAATATTGGTGGCACAAACCAGTTCCTCAAGCACATCTTGGAAATCTTCGCTTTCTTCATGCTTACCGGTGTTTTCAGCACATTACTTCTTCCCGAGACTAAG AACCGAAGCCTAGAGGACTTGTCACAGGAAGACCAAGAAAGTTTTGTTAGGAACTCTGGTACGGCCACTGCTGTCCCTATGGTACAGAAGACTGGCACTTCATCAGACGATGAGAGGGTTCTTGCTGAGGCTCTGTAG
- a CDS encoding nicotinate-nucleotide diphosphorylase (carboxylating), putative, with translation MSETDLKPGQNLAHLLPPSWSAEVQRWFAEDTPSFDWAGFVVGEEEQEAILWGKSGGVLAGVPFFEEVFKQVDCAVEWLMPEGSVVPPDTKTKVAIVRGKARQLLLGERVALNTLARCSGIATVSRRFRDLARAEGWKGVVAGTRKTTPGFRLVEKYGMMVGGVDPHRHDLSSMVMLKDNHIWATGSITSAIQTVRRVAGFSLLVNVECQNFKEADEAVTAGANIVMLDNMVGEDLHSAARRLKEKWQGQREFLIETSGGIIEGSLTGRVGPDIDILSTSAVHQSCPHVDFSLKIQPRKSS, from the exons ATGTCCGAGACAGATCTCAAACCTGGTCAGAATCTggcccatcttcttccgccttcTTGGAGTGCTGAAGTGCAAAGGTGGTTTGCCGAAGACACTCCATCCTTCGACTGGGCTGGCTTCGTTGTgggtgaggaagagcaagaagcgaTTCTCTGGGGTAAAAGCGGT GGTGTACTAGCCGGTGTACCTTTTTTTGAAGAAGTATTCAAGCAAGTTGACTGCGC GGTGGAATGGCTTATGCCTGAGGGATCTGTTGTGCCTCCTGACACGAAGACCAAGGTCGCCATTGTTCGAGGCAAAGCTCGGCAGCTTTTGTTGGGTGAGCGTGTTGCGCTAAATACATTGGCTAGATGCAGTGGAATCGCAACCGT ATCAAGGAGGTTCCGAGATTTGGCTAGGGCCGAGGGTTGGAAGGGCGTTGTTGCTGGCACCAGAAAGACTACCCCCGGCTTCAGGCTGGTCGAGAAGTatgggatgatggtggGTGGCGTAGACCCTCATCGGCATGATTTGTCATCGATGGTTATGCTCAAAGACAACCATATCTGGGCAACTG GTTCAATCACTTCTGCTATCCAAACTGTTCGCCGAGTTGCTggtttttcccttcttgtTAACGTCGAGTGCCAGAATTTCAAAGAAGCGGACGAGGCCGTTACGGCGGGAGCTAATATCGTGATGTTGGACAACAtggttggagaagatttACATTCTGCGGCGAGACGACTCAAAGAAAAATGGCAGGGTCAACGGGAGTTTTTGATTGAAACTAGTGGTGGTATCATAGAAGGGAGTCTGACTGGTCGGGTGGGACCTG ACATCGATATCCTATCAACATCAGCGGTACACCAGAGCTGTCCTCATGTTGATTTTTCGCTCAAGATTCAGCCTAGAAAGAGTTCCTGA